From the genome of Arthrobacter russicus:
GATCCTGACCTACCTGGACCAATCGGGTCTGCCGGTCTCGGCGAGTTCGGACTTCACCAAAGGCCTGGTCTACTTCATGACCGACATCGACTCCGGGCGGGCCTGGCTGGCGATCTGCATTTTCGCCGCGGTGGTGAGCACGCTCTGCTTCGGCGTGCGGGCTTTGACCGGCCTCGGACTCACCTTGGTGCTCGCCCTGATCGGCATGGTGCCGCAGGCTTTGATCGGCCATTCGGCCTCCGCCGCGGACCACGAAGGAGCGGTCAATTCGCTCCTCCTGCACATCGTCGGAGTGGCGCTCTGGTTCGGCGGGATCACCGCCCTGACCTTCGTTTCGCCCAAGCTTTCGGTTCCGGAAGCGCTCACCGGCAAGGTGCTGAAACGGTTCTCCGCGCTCGCCCTGTTCGGTTTCACAGTGGTCTTCGCCTCCGGAGTGGTGAATGCTTCGATCCGGCTGACCAGCTGGGACGCCTTGTTCAATTCGGCTTACGGCCAGTTGATCCTGATTAAAACCGTGGCCACCGTGCTGCTCGGTGCGATCGGCTTCATGCACCGGCAATGGATCATCCCGCAGCTGGCCGGCGATCAACCGGCCGGCAGCACCAAGCGCCCGGGCCGCGGCACGATGAGCACCAAGCGGGTGCTCTGGCAGTTGGTCGCCGTGGAATTGGTGATCATGGCGGCGGTCAGCGGAATCGCCGTCGGCCTGAGCCGTTCCGCGCCACCGCAGCCGACGAGTTACGCACCCAGTACGCCGCCTGCGGAAATCCTCTCCGGCTACCCGCTGCCGCCCGAGCTGACGCCGATCCGCTGGATCAGCGAGTGGCGGATCGATTGGCTCTGGCTCAGCTTCGCCCTGGGCACCGCGGTGGCCTATTTCCTGGCCGTGCGCAAAATCCGCCGTCGCGGCGACAGCTGGCCTTGGCTGCGCACCGCGTCCTGGATGGTGGGCATGATTGCCCTGGTCTACATCACCTCCGGCGGCCCCAGCGTCTATGGCCGGGTCCTGTTCAGCGCGCACATGGTCGACCATATGGCGCTGACCATGGTGGCACCGATCTTCATGGTGCTCGGCGCCCCGGTGAGCCTGGCGCTGAAAGCGCTGCAGGCGCGTGGCGACGGCAGCCGGGGGATCCGGGAATGGATCCTGGTGATCGTGCACTCCAAATTCGCCGCGGTGGTCACGCACCCGCTTTTCGTCGCAGTGAACTTCGCCGGCAGCATCGTGTTGTTCTACTACTCGCCGCTGTTCGGCTATGCACTGCGCGACCACGTGGGCCACGAATTGATGATCCTGCACTTCACCATCACCGGCTACCTCTTCGTGCTCTCCATGATCGGCATCGATCCGGTGCCTCGGCGCTTCCCCTACCCGCTCCGGCTGATCGTGCTGCTGGCCACGATGGCGTTCCACGCCTTCTTCGGTATTGCCATCATGTCCTCCACAACGCTGTTGCAGGCCTCGTACTTCGGCAATCTCGGCCGTGATTGGGGACTGTCCGCCATTGCGGACCAGCAAATGGGCGGTGCGATCGCCTGGGGCATCGGCGAAGTGCCCACGGTACTGATCGCAATCGCGGTCGCGGTCATGTGGTCACGCACGGATGCCCGGGAGAGCAAACGGACCGACCGGGCGGCAGACCGGAATAACAACGCCGATCTGAATGCTTACAACGACATGTTCGCCCGGCTGGCGAAACGGGATTCCGGTAGCCCGGAAGCCCGCAACGATGCGCCGCGGAAAAACACCGGCAATGCCGGCTCTGGCAAAAGCTCTGGCAAAACAGGAGAAGAATAATGGCACAGGACGCCCTCGCCGCACACCACAGCGCCCCGCGGATCCGGGCTTCGGAGCTGGTGGGCCGCGCCTGGCTCAATACCGGCGGCGAACCGTTGGACCTGGCCAAGCTGCGCGGCAAGATCGTGCTGCTGGACTTCTGGACTTTCTGCTGCATCAACTGCCTGCACGTGATCGACGAACTGCGGCCGCTCGAGCAGAAGTATGCCGACGTCC
Proteins encoded in this window:
- a CDS encoding cytochrome c oxidase assembly protein — translated: MPVAVARPNKSQDAAKPVPGIRNAWLLIAALALALGLTGALLFGGAAAARGLLDPGPLVRWGLPGALAVHNVAVAAVVGALIFAVVILPKDKIAKGRSSSSSNTEEHPAFARAMTLAAVAAVVWTFAAISVLILTYLDQSGLPVSASSDFTKGLVYFMTDIDSGRAWLAICIFAAVVSTLCFGVRALTGLGLTLVLALIGMVPQALIGHSASAADHEGAVNSLLLHIVGVALWFGGITALTFVSPKLSVPEALTGKVLKRFSALALFGFTVVFASGVVNASIRLTSWDALFNSAYGQLILIKTVATVLLGAIGFMHRQWIIPQLAGDQPAGSTKRPGRGTMSTKRVLWQLVAVELVIMAAVSGIAVGLSRSAPPQPTSYAPSTPPAEILSGYPLPPELTPIRWISEWRIDWLWLSFALGTAVAYFLAVRKIRRRGDSWPWLRTASWMVGMIALVYITSGGPSVYGRVLFSAHMVDHMALTMVAPIFMVLGAPVSLALKALQARGDGSRGIREWILVIVHSKFAAVVTHPLFVAVNFAGSIVLFYYSPLFGYALRDHVGHELMILHFTITGYLFVLSMIGIDPVPRRFPYPLRLIVLLATMAFHAFFGIAIMSSTTLLQASYFGNLGRDWGLSAIADQQMGGAIAWGIGEVPTVLIAIAVAVMWSRTDARESKRTDRAADRNNNADLNAYNDMFARLAKRDSGSPEARNDAPRKNTGNAGSGKSSGKTGEE